ATTCCCTGATGCCAGGGGCAAACCAGGTTGTAATCTTCTTCTAAAATTCCTTCTTCCAGCGGGCCTCCTTCGTGCGAACATACCGAATCCATGGCATAGAACTTGTCCTTTATTTTTGTCAATACAATTGATTTGCCGTTGACATCGACTTTCACGAGTTTGCCCTCTTGCACATCATCCTTCTTTAAAGAAATTTTCGAGACGGTCACGTCTAAAATATCACTTCTTGGCTAATAAAAGATTCCTGGATGGACATTCAATCTTGCAGCATTTGACAAAAAGATATCACGATAACCTGAGCCAAGGTAGGACGGTGGAGCAAAAGCGCGAGCTTGTAAAGGTGCTGACAAAAGAAACTGCGCGCATATTGAACGCAAAGGAAGACGCGGTGCGCGTCCTCATCTACGAGGTGTCAAAGGAGAACTGGGGCAACGCCGGCGTGCTTGGACTTGATATGTGACTGTGGCTATTTTTTGCGCCTGTCAAGTACAACGACAACTACGCCTGCTATCATTGCCATAATGCCTGCGATGACTGTTCCGACGCCTGCGATGACTCCGCTGAACATCTCTGTGTTAACGTTGTCCTGGCCCACGCCCGGTATGTAGCCGAGCACGATGTCTATTGACGTGTCCGTGCCGCCGTTGTTTGTGACAGTCAGCCTGTGGCTGCCTGCCTGCGCGGGCACCGTCCCTTCTGCCAGCGTCTCGCTAAACTCTTTGCTCAGGACCTCGCTTCCGTCCGGCCCGGCAAGGACTGCCGTCATGGGGACGGAATTTCTCGCCGAGACCACCACCGAAAGCGTCCTTTCTGGGTCTGCGACATTGAACTCGGCAGACGCGGACCTGCCTGCGGCAAGCGACACTTCCTGCAATATCGTCGTGTCTTTTTGCAGCTGCTCTGCTATCGGGAGCGCCCATACCACGGTCAGCGCGATGCCTATCGCAAAGAGCGCCGCGCCGCCTATCAGGACATAGTAGCCGCGTTTCAACGATTGTGTTATGTATGTCTGTGATCCTTTGTTATTAACCTAATGTGTCTTGGGCGGCAAACTTTTCGATTATCCTGCCCATGCATTTCGTGCACTTGTTCAGGAGGTCTATTCTCGCAAACTCGTTTGGCGAGTGGATGCGCGCAAACATGTACGTGCTCCCGACGGATATGCAGGGCGCCTTGAGCACCTTGACAAACGAGTACATCGGGCCGGTGCCGGCAGAAGACACGCTCCGTATGGAACTGCCAAACGCCTTCCTTGCCGCCTCGTCCACCTTTTTCACGAACGGGTCGGAGATGGGAGTCCTTGCCGCCGCCTCGCCGTGGATGAAATTGACCTGTATGTCTGAAAAGCCGTGGTCCTTCAGGTGCCTTTTCAGCCGCGCCAGCTGCCTTTCAGGCACCATGCCCGGCACGAGGCGGAAGTCGATTTTTGCCCGCGCCCTTGCCGGGAGCACCGTTTTTGCTCCCTCGCCGATGTAGCCCGAGTCAAAGCCGGCGATGTTGCAGGTAGGCATCCCGACAAGCGCCTTTTTGGCGTCCTTGCCCCGGGCGCCTGCCACAAAGCGCCTGATGCCGTACTCGTTCTTGAATTCCCCCTCGTCAAACGGCTCTCTTGAAATGACCGCAAGCTCTTGCTTTGTAAACGGCCTGACCTCCTTGTACCAGTCCTTTATCGTGACCCTGCCTGACTTTTCGTCGCGCATCGTCGATAGCGCCGACACAAGCCGCCACGCCGGGTTTTCGATGAGCACCGCAAGGCTGGAATGCGCGTCCCTCGACGGTCCTGTTGCAATGAGCTCGACGTACAGGAGGCCCTTCATGCCGAGGCTTATTATCGGCCTGTCCTTTGCGTCGACGTAGCCAAACTCCCATATCACGCCGTCGCACGCAAGTTTTTCTTCGTATTTTTTCAGGTACTGCTCGACATGCACGCTCCCGACCTCCTCCTCTCCTTCCACCATGAACTTGATGTTGCAGGGGACGTCGCCAGTCTCCTTCAGGAAATACTCGACTGCCTTGATGCGGGTTATCAGCTCGCCCTTGTCGTCCGCCGAGCCCCGCCCAAAGACCTTGTTGTCCTTGACGGTGCCGCTGAACGGCTCGTCCTCCCACAGCTCCAGCGGCTCCTCCGGCTGCACGTCGTAGTGGTTGTAAAAGAGAAGCGTCTTGGCGGCAGGGTTTGCCCTTGATTTCACTTCGCCATAGACGATGGGCGGCACGGTCTTGTCGTCATCGTCGAGGTACAGCACCTCGGAGTTGATGCCTGCCTTTTGCATCATCTTGGCGACAAGGTTTGCGCATTCAACGAGGCCGACCTTTTTTGCCGAGACGCTCGGCTGCCTGATTAGCGCCTGCAGGTCCGAGATCAGGTCGTTCATTCCGGCGTCGACGAGGGAGTCTATCGTCATCATCAATAGTCGGTAACACTCAAGATATTGAAAATAAAGGTTGCTTTCAGGTACACTGTTAAGTTGGCTGCGCATTTTGCCCTTTTTATTCGGATGTTAAGTTACGGATGGTTTTTTGGCATGGTGAACACCTGTACGTCGCACAATATCACCCGCAAGTTAACGCCTGGCAGAAAAGATGGAAATCAGCAGCCAACTTAACAGTGTACTTTCAGGGGCTCTGTTAACTTATCGTTTGCTCAATGATATATGAGACAGATGCCTAGCCGACGGTAAATTAACAGAGCCTCTTACGGGCTTTTGCTCTTCCAAAATACATAACTCGCAGCAAGCACAATTCCCACAAAAATTAGCACCAACGGAATAATGCTATCATCTAGACCGAATGAATAAGGATAAAATTGTATGATAGCTCCTATGATTATCAAGAGAAAGATAGAAAGCAGTATTGGATCGCGAAAAATAGCATAATAGATGCCTTTAGATAACTCTTCATCTTGTAATTTTCATACATATTCTCTTGTAATCAGGTTCGGTTATTGCAATCTGCCATTAAAAGTCATCAGATTGACACAGCCAAAATACGACCCGATCAGAATTTGCTAGCATGCGCCGCGCCGTTACAGCCTTTCAAACGGCAATCATCAACCGACAAGGAAGGATAATAACAATATTACACTCTCGTAGTAGAGCTACTCGATGACTGTAAAGTTACAGTTGATCCTCCTTGCTGCAGTAGGCGTGACGATCACAATCGCGTCATCTTGTTCCTGCGGTGGCGAAGCTTTGGCGCAAACCGACAGCACCAATTCAACTGATTCAGGACAGAACACAGAGGAAGTCGCAATTCATGTAGAGGGGAGAACCAATACTGTTTTTCTGGCTTATCGCTTGGCTCCTGCTGTCGCAATAGTGGCTGCCTTTGTTGGTTTTATAATATGGAAGCAAAGACGCAACAAATCCTAGCTCCGTGTGTTTTAGCAGCGTCTAAATCCTTGACAAGTTATGGCGCTGCGCTGCAAAGTCATTAAAATGATAATTGCCATAATCCTGCATGGCAAGTAGTAGTAGCAGTACTAGCCTTCAAAATTCAAAATGGCAAAGCTGCATAGATGCCTGCATGCGCTGCGCCGAGGCGTGCGAGTTCTGTGCTACGTCTGACCTTAAAGAATCGGACGTAAAGATGATGGCAAGTTGCGCCCAGATAAACAGGGAATGCGCGGCCGTCTGCTGGACTTCTGCATCGCTGATGTCGATGGACAGCCAGTTTGCAAAGCAGTTCTGCGACCTGTGCGCGACTGTCTGCGACGCATGCGCAAAAGAATGCAACCGGCATACCGTCGACCACTGCAAAATGTGCGCAGAGCAGTGCCGCAGCTGTGCCGACGAATGCAGGCGCATGACGAAATAAAGACTGCACAGCCTGTTCATGTCAAAATAACAGGAGTGATTGCATGGATGGCTTTCAAGTGCAAAAAATGCGACATGGAATTTGACGACAAGGAGCATCTAGAGCGCCACAGGCAGGTGCACGGCAGAAAGCCAAAGGTGCGCTATGCCGGCGAGATTAACTTTGACCATGTGGGAGTCTAGGTTCTAGCCTTCGATTTCTTGGCGCCTGATTATCAGGAGCGCGACGCCAAAAGACCCTGACAGCAAACCTGCGATGAGCAGGTTGGGATAATGCACCACAAATGCGGGCGGGACATGCGCCGTGCTGCAGCCTCTTCCGCACCTCGGCTTGAATTCCTCGCTACTATTTCCGGCCAGGAACTGCGAATAGGCGCCCACGCTGACGCTCAGCAAGAGGCCTGCAACGATCACCGCGCTTACCCCTAGCATGATAAACGGTTTCACCTTGTTATCCCTCCATGTCAGCCGCCGGCTCTACTACTACCGGCATAGCCAAGATAACGCAAAACGCGGATAAAAAATCTGCGAAAAGGAGGTGCGCACCGTGACAGCAGCCCTCCAAGGCAAGGTGCAAGCTCCGGGAACAGAGGAGCCGCGTACACACGCCCGGAGGAATCACGGTGCAAAGAAATCTTGCTTGGGGATGCAATATAATCTAATAATATAATATCAGCGGCTGCCCATCAGTCATTTACCGGGCAACTAAATCCGCTCTTGCCACTCATCATCTGCGAAAACTCGTCCCCGGACATCTCCTTGCTCTGCGATACTGGCACAAGGCCAAGCAGCCTGGATTCCAATGTCATCTTTACCTTCATGCCGGCGTCGCCTGCACTACTCTTGCCGTTCAGGCTGTCTGCAAACGACTGGAACACTGCCGCAAGGGCCGCCCTGCCGTTTATCTGGAGCGCGCCGTCCACTGTGGTAGCAGCATTTGCCGGGACGGAGCCATTTTCAAATTCCATCGTGGCAAAGTCGCTGTCCTTGTACGTCGCCACGAACTGCAGCCTGTCAAAGCCCGCTGGAAAAGGCGTCGGGTTGCACACATCCATCGCAACGTCTGTGGACGACTGGGAAAAGTTGTACCCCTGCGCCCCGCGCGACCTGTACTGGAGGTTTGCGTTGGCGTAGCTGCTGGCCGCAAGCAGCGAAACAAAGATTATTGCCGCCACCGCGGCCACTCCTGCAGCTATGTACCCCGTTCTCATCCTCACAATTCCGGAAAGCGCATAATAGTTAAGACTTGAGTAAGCTCTTTCTGTACTCTAGTGCTCTGCTCTATTTCTCGAGGTCGCGCTTCCAGTTCCCGATCTCGGCGTCAAATGCCTTCAGTTGCTCCTCAAACTGCCCGTCAGTCATGCCGTCTGGCCGTACAAACGTCCAACTGACCGTCGCGCCGGCCTTGTTTGGAATCACGCGCACATAGACATCCCACGTGACGTCCTGCCATGCAAAGACGTGGTCAAGTATGCCATGCTCTTTTGAAACAAGGGCGTGCCTTATCCTTGCCTTTCCCACAGGCGTGTCGCCGGACCACCATCCGCCGTCGCCGGTCTTGACAAGCGACTTGATGGCGCCTCCTGCTTCCAGGTTTTTCATGTCCTCAAAATACGCAAACGCGTCTTGCGCGCTCTTGCTGGTAGTCAGCGTCTTGACAATCACTTTTCTTGGCTCATTGCTCATATGTGCAGTATCTGAGCAAGGATAACTAGATAAGGACCATCTCCCCCATAGGGGGTAAGTGGATGATAGACCGGCAGCTGGTGGAGCTTGGGCTCACGCAGGGCGAGGCCCGCGTCTTTCCCTGCTAAAGCTTGGGCCTTCACGGGTGGGAGCGGTTGTCAAGGACTCTAAAGTGTCGTACTCGAAGGTCTACGACGTGCTGGAGCGCCTTGCCTCAAAGGGCCTGGTCAGCCATGCGACCATCGGAAACATCAGGCACTTTAACGCAGTCGAGCCTTACCGCCTGCGCGACTATTTGCAAAAAAAGGAGGACGCTCTAAAGGCGCAAAAGGCGGCTGCAGAAGGGCTTGTCGTCGAGCTTGCCAAGGTGGCAAACAGGAACAGGGCACATGGGGCAGAGATATTTACAGGGGACAGGGGGCTCCGCACCGCCTACGAGATCCTGCTCAAGGACGCGTCGAAAAACGACGTGCTGCGCTACTTTTACCCGTTTGACGATTACCATCCCGTCGCCACGCCGTTCTACTCCCGACTCTACCTTTTCCAGAAGGAAAAGAGGATGGCAGCCCAGCGCGGCATCGGGACGGTCGCGTTCAGCAGGTCGGCGCACTATCGTGAGATCGCCGGCATGGTCGATATGAGGTTCGTCCCGTTCCCGCTCCCCGGCACGATGGACGTCTTTCAGGACAAGCTGCTGATGGTGTTGTGGGAGGGCAAGATTGGGATACTCGTCACGTCAAAAGAGATCGCCGACCACTTTGCGCGGTACTTTGACAGCGTGTGGCAGGTGGCTGCTGCTAGTACCGGTACTCGTCGCCGCAGTCGCCGATGAGCTCAAACAGGTTGCGCGACCTTGCAGTCACCGCCTCTATCCTCTCCCTGTCTTCATCGTCAAGCTTCAACCCAAAGATGCGGGCGTTGTCATGCCTGTGCTCCGCTATTCCAAGCCGTGCGCCTATGATGACCCCTGCAACCGCCGGCCTGTCAAGGATATAGCGCGCAGCCACGTTTGCAATACTTGCGTTGTGCCTGGCAGCGACCTGCTTTAGCGCCGCCAGCAGTTCCTGAAACAGTTTCCAGCCGCCCCATACGTCTATCATCTTTTTGTACTTGCGCAGGCTCGGCGTGTCAAGCTGGGCGTTTCCCGGCTCGGGACTGCCAAGGTATCTCTCTGACAAGAGGCCGCCGCACACCGTGCCGTATGCAAGAATCACAGAATTGTTCTTGCTGCAAAACTCTTGCATCTTTACCTGCGGCCGCTGGTCGATTATAGAGTACTGCACCTGGTTTGAAACGATCTTGATCCCCGCGTCGGCCATGTCCTGCATGTGGTCCGTGTCAAAATTGGTCAGGCCGACGTTGCGCACCCTGCCTGCGTCCCGGAGCTCCGACAGGTGCACCAGCGCGTCGAGCCACGCGGGATTTGCATAGTCCCACCAATGGAACTGCACGAGGTCTATCGACTCGACGCCCATCCTGCGCCGGGAGCGCTCGATAGCCTGCTCCACCACTGCCCTTGTCATGCGCGCAGGCTCTGGCACGAACTTGGTGAACGCTTGCATTTTTGCCAGCTCGCTCTCGCCTTTTTCTTCAGCAAGCATCCTCCTGAAGCCGCCTATGAAATCCTCCGCCGGCCCGTAAATGTCGGCAAGGTCCCAGCTGGTAAAGCCGGAATCGTGGTACGCCATCATTTCGCCGATTGCCTTTTCGTGCTCTATCCTGCCATGGCCTCCTGCAACCTGCCACATGCCGTTCAGTACCCTGCACACCCTTAGATCGCCAAGAGCCGCGGTTTCCACGCTCTTGCTATCATTCCACGCGCAATTTATGTATATTATCTACTATTGATCTTCGGCAATAGAAGAATTTTATGATCCACGAACCTCTTTAATATGATGGGTGCGAGAGCTCTTACGAGCGATAACGAGCGCCATAAACAAGCCGTTCAACAGGAAGGGCAAGTATCGCAATCCCGAATACGACGACAGCGAGATCGAGGGCATGATGCGCTATTTCAAGCTGTCAAACTACTATGACCTCTTGCGCCTGCTCAAGAACATGTGCAGAGAGTAATAATTAATTCTTGAACAGCCTGACGAGCCTTGCCATATAGTTTACAAGCACGAAAAATACTGCCCATGCCGCTATGGACGCTGCCATTGCAGAAATGTATGCATCATTGCCTGATGATGACTGCAACAGCTGGAACTGCACCCCGACCTTGGTGAGCGAAAACGCCACTTCAGACACTGAAAATGTAGCAAGCAGTTTTTTGATGTCAGCTCTCACCCTCTTGCCGTCGCGCCTGCCTGTCGCCGGTTCGATGTACTTGCTCCTGTTGTCCCAGTAGTACAGAAAAGCAAACGCCGGTATGTACACCGAGTATTCTGCGGCAAGCGTGATTGCCGAGTTGGCAAGGCTGTTGCTGGTTTTGTCATAGCCCGAGTACAGCTGGGCCACCAGCGCGCCGGTGAAAAACGCACCCAGGCCTGCGATGATGATGTTCCTGTTAAAGTTGATTGCTTCTCGGTACCGCTTGAAAAAGCCTGATTTCTCGCCGCTCAATTCAGCGCCGGCTCTCTTCCCTTGAAATGTTTGTACACCGGCTCGATTATCCTGTTGACGTACGTCGCAGCCGCGTTTTTCAGGTCCATAGGGTGGATTTTTTTTGCGACAAAATCGCTTTCGACTTCCTTATAGCCGCCGTACGTCGTGCTGCCGCCGTACTTGGCCGGCCTCTCTACCGTAAACTCGGAAAACTCGTGGAACGCGACATAGCGCACAAGCTCAAGCACGGGGTTGCCCTCCGCCACGCCGACTGGGCAGAACGCCTTGGCTATCTTTTCCCTTATCGCCTTTTCATCGTCGTGTATCAAAATCCCGCTTGCCGGCTTGCTCTTGCTCATCTTGCTTGACACCTTGGCGTCTTCGGTTGCGTTTTCGTCAAGGCCAAGCTTGACCGGCTCTGTAAGGCCGGGGAGCAGGTGGTGGTGGACGCACACTGGCGGCTTCCATCCCATCTTGGGGAATATCTCCCGTACAAGCATGTGGATCTTGCGCTGGTCCATCCCAGAATGCACGATGTCAAGGTCAAGCGCCTTGATGTCGACTGACTGCATGGGCGGGTACAGGAGCTGGCCGAGGTCCATGTTGTCCGTCTCTTTTCTGCCCATTATCGTGAGCGAGCGCATGGTCCTTGCAAGCGTCATGTGCTTTGAAAAGCGCACGAAATTCTCCCAGTATCCCGGCGTCTTTTCGTACAGGTCGCTGCCAGTGACGACATTGACTCCGGGGCAAAAGAACTGGAACGCGTCGGCGTAGTACTGCGACACCTTTCGTATCCTGTCCCAGTCTCCTCCCAGCTTGTCGTTGATGTATGTGTGCCAGTCGGCAAGAAAGACCGTGCAGTCGATTCCTGCCTTGATAAAGTCGTTTATCTTGAAACCCGTAAGTATCAGGCTGCCAAGGTGCAGTATGCCGGATATTTCGAGCCCGATGTAGTGCCTTGGCCGGCTCTTTGTCTCAAGGAGCGCCCTCAGCTCGCCTTCAGTGATTACTTCTTCTGTAGGCTCTCTCATGACAAGCGCGACGCGCTCTTCAACATCCATCTATCTCTCGTAAAAGCGGGCCGTCGCAGTTCTATAAACCTTGTACCCCTATGACAGGAGAGTGGTCCTCGAGCCACTCTTTGTGCTGCCTGTAGCCGGGGTCTGCCGACTCTACCAGCTGCCAGAACCTTTTAGAGTGGTTCATCTCTGTAATGTGGCACAGTTCGTGCACGATGACATAATCGATGACCTCTGCCGGCGCGGCGGAAAGTAGCAGGTTAAAGTTCAGGTTCCTTTTCTTTGAGCAGCTGGCCCAGCGCGATTTCTGGCGCTTTACTGTGAACTTGTTGTACGTCAGGCCAAGCCTAGCGCTCAGGCCAGGCAGGCGCTCTGCGATGACTTTTGCTGTTTGTTCTCTGTACCACTGCTCTATCTCTCGCTTGTACCTGCGCATGTCTGTCACGTGGAACGTGGCCGTGCCAAGCCCGTCCGAAACAATGGCAGAAGCAAGCCTGTCCTTGACTAGGCGCACGCGGTACCTCCTGCCGAGATAATAGACGACATCGGATTCTGTGTGGCCGGTTTTTTCGCGCAGCCTGCTGTAATAGTTTGCAGTCTTGATTATCCAGTCGCGCTTGTACTGCACAAACTCTTGCAGCTTGTCCTCATCATAGCCTGCCGGCACCACCGCCTCGACCCCGCGTATGCCGGAAACAAGGCGCAGGCGCCTTGCCCTGCTGCTCGTCCTGACGCTGATGCACAGGATGCTGCCGTCGTCAAGCGGAAGCGAAAGCAAGCCAGCGGAAATCCTGCGTGCCAGCTTTAAAGTCTTGTGCGCAATTATATTGCACCTTTTTCAAACAACTGTTGATAATGCCTGTTGCCATCAGGATAAAACAGGGCGGCCTTGAGAAGGCTTTATCATCTCTTGACATCGACGAGGGAGTGAGGATCGAGTCCGGCGGGAAAAAGAAAAAGATGTTTGTCAACAGAAGCACGTCTGGCATTTTTGTGGTGCAGATTGGAGAAGAGGAGTTCTGTTACCTCGATTCTGCGGCGCAGGTGGTAAAACTTGCAGACAAGATTTTTGGGAAAAAATACTCAGCGTACGCCTACTGATGCCTAAAGCGGGCAATAACTATCATTGCCATAGCGACCGCAACTGCCGTAATAGCCGCAGTGCCAAATTCTGGTACGGCCGTGGTCCCAATTATGTCGATATTGTGTACTTTATCTCCATCGTACCGGAATGAAATTGTGGTCGTATCTATGCCTGTCGCGTTGGAAAACATACTTTCAAACTCTGCTGGCTGGCCTTCTGCAAGAACCGTGTACGGGCCTCCAAGGAATTCGTGCGGCAGCGAAATCTGGAAAAAGCCTTCTTCATCGGCTGTGCGGCTTATCTCTATATGCAGCTGCCTTTTGCCTTGATCGAAGGAAAAGTTGCACGTGTCTGCGTTTGTGACTGTCGCAAGTTTGAATCCCATGCCTCCGTCCACGGTTGCATCAAAGGAATTGCCCTTCCTGGGCGTCATCGTCCCTCCGCCTATCAGGAATGTTCCAACTATATCGATCTGCTTGTTCCCCTTTTGAAACGGGATCTCTAATGCAACATTGGAATTGGTACGCGTCACGCTGGCAAATACCTCTATCTGATCAACGAAGAATACTAGCTCAGACTCTGTATTGATAGAAATACGGTTCAACAAACTATCTGGCAGGTTGATCAGCAGCTTGCCGTCAGAGTCCGCTTGGATCATTACGGTTATGTTCGAATACCTGTCGTTTACTTTAATGGAGTCGACGCTGCCGCTCGTGATACTGTATGTAATTACGTACGATTTATCGCAGACATAAACTGCATACGCATTTAGACTGCTAGAGGAATTCTGCGCGTAAGCCGGGATTGCTGCAAGGATTAACAATGATACTGCCATGCCTGCAAGCAGCGGCTTCAACTATTCCCGTATCTGGGAACGTGGTTTTTGAACATTATGGAGTTTTGCTAGATGACGCCGGCTTCGCGCAGCTTCCGCGGCAGGTATACCTCAGCCAGATACTTGAAACCGTGCTTGAAGAACGCGTCCAGCTCGCATTTTTCCTTGCGCTTCAAAAAGAGGTCGAGCTCTTTCTGCCACTGCTTGTCCTGGAACCACGGCTTTTTCTTCATGTCGTTTGCCCTGTTGATGTCCTCGTCGGACGCTGCAAGCCTCGCAACCTCCGGGATGTTGTATTCGTAAATGTCCGAGAACATCATGCCGAGCACCTTGGCGTTTGGAGTCACCAGCCTGTCGCTATCGTAACTCAACGATTCGCTTCCGATCTTGTAGCGCAGAGCGATGCCGAGGCCCCACGGGTCTGCGTCCGCGAAAACGACCACCGGCTTTTTCCATTCCTCGTTGAGCGTCTTGACCATCATCCTCGTTGCGCGGTCCGGCTCGCCCGAGCCCGTCAGCAGTATTGCGTTGTATTTCTGGATAAAGCCGGACTTGCGTATGTTGTTAAGCACGGTGTCTTTCTCGACTACCATCACAAAGTCGGCCTTGACCTTTACTATCTCCAGGTCGCGGATGTTGGTCGGAATCAATTGAGAAGTGGCCCTGCTCCCAAGGTTGCAGTCGATGATGTCGCCTCCCACGCGAAGCGTTATCGGCCCGGAGATCATGCCTTTTGGCTTTGAAGTAACAGAGAACTCTTCGCGGGGCGTGCCGGTCAACAGTTCCAGCGCCTTTATCGCGTCGTCGGACTCGTCCTGGCCCTTCCAGAACTTTTGCTTGTTCTTTTCATCGCCTACAGTGCTCAGCGTTGCGTAGTACATGCCCCTGATGGTGCTTTCCATCTCCTCGTCCAGCAGCTTGCGGATAGCGTTTGCCATGACGAGGTACTGCGCAAACGTGGGGATCTTTTTCGTGCTGTCGGGGCTTATCCTGACCGTCTTGTCGCCTATCGTCAGCATCCTCTTTTCGTCGGACCAGACGGTGTTGTCATAGCCT
The sequence above is drawn from the Nitrososphaera viennensis EN76 genome and encodes:
- a CDS encoding M20/M25/M40 family metallo-hydrolase — encoded protein: MTIDSLVDAGMNDLISDLQALIRQPSVSAKKVGLVECANLVAKMMQKAGINSEVLYLDDDDKTVPPIVYGEVKSRANPAAKTLLFYNHYDVQPEEPLELWEDEPFSGTVKDNKVFGRGSADDKGELITRIKAVEYFLKETGDVPCNIKFMVEGEEEVGSVHVEQYLKKYEEKLACDGVIWEFGYVDAKDRPIISLGMKGLLYVELIATGPSRDAHSSLAVLIENPAWRLVSALSTMRDEKSGRVTIKDWYKEVRPFTKQELAVISREPFDEGEFKNEYGIRRFVAGARGKDAKKALVGMPTCNIAGFDSGYIGEGAKTVLPARARAKIDFRLVPGMVPERQLARLKRHLKDHGFSDIQVNFIHGEAAARTPISDPFVKKVDEAARKAFGSSIRSVSSAGTGPMYSFVKVLKAPCISVGSTYMFARIHSPNEFARIDLLNKCTKCMGRIIEKFAAQDTLG
- a CDS encoding aldo/keto reductase encodes the protein MWQVAGGHGRIEHEKAIGEMMAYHDSGFTSWDLADIYGPAEDFIGGFRRMLAEEKGESELAKMQAFTKFVPEPARMTRAVVEQAIERSRRRMGVESIDLVQFHWWDYANPAWLDALVHLSELRDAGRVRNVGLTNFDTDHMQDMADAGIKIVSNQVQYSIIDQRPQVKMQEFCSKNNSVILAYGTVCGGLLSERYLGSPEPGNAQLDTPSLRKYKKMIDVWGGWKLFQELLAALKQVAARHNASIANVAARYILDRPAVAGVIIGARLGIAEHRHDNARIFGLKLDDEDRERIEAVTARSRNLFELIGDCGDEYRY
- a CDS encoding DNA topoisomerase IV subunit A → MPTKDKRHQEVMKKIGLIMKDVSTDLMIEKTMPVLDVPKVGYDNTVWSDEKRMLTIGDKTVRISPDSTKKIPTFAQYLVMANAIRKLLDEEMESTIRGMYYATLSTVGDEKNKQKFWKGQDESDDAIKALELLTGTPREEFSVTSKPKGMISGPITLRVGGDIIDCNLGSRATSQLIPTNIRDLEIVKVKADFVMVVEKDTVLNNIRKSGFIQKYNAILLTGSGEPDRATRMMVKTLNEEWKKPVVVFADADPWGLGIALRYKIGSESLSYDSDRLVTPNAKVLGMMFSDIYEYNIPEVARLAASDEDINRANDMKKKPWFQDKQWQKELDLFLKRKEKCELDAFFKHGFKYLAEVYLPRKLREAGVI
- a CDS encoding tautomerase family protein, producing MTKRYHDNLSQGRTVEQKRELVKVLTKETARILNAKEDAVRVLIYEVSKENWGNAGVLGLDM
- a CDS encoding M48 family metallopeptidase, with the protein product MLSLPLDDGSILCISVRTSSRARRLRLVSGIRGVEAVVPAGYDEDKLQEFVQYKRDWIIKTANYYSRLREKTGHTESDVVYYLGRRYRVRLVKDRLASAIVSDGLGTATFHVTDMRRYKREIEQWYREQTAKVIAERLPGLSARLGLTYNKFTVKRQKSRWASCSKKRNLNFNLLLSAAPAEVIDYVIVHELCHITEMNHSKRFWQLVESADPGYRQHKEWLEDHSPVIGVQGL
- a CDS encoding C2H2-type zinc finger protein, giving the protein MAFKCKKCDMEFDDKEHLERHRQVHGRKPKVRYAGEINFDHVGV
- a CDS encoding TrmB family transcriptional regulator, translating into MDDRPAAGGAWAHAGRGPRLSLLKLGPSRVGAVVKDSKVSYSKVYDVLERLASKGLVSHATIGNIRHFNAVEPYRLRDYLQKKEDALKAQKAAAEGLVVELAKVANRNRAHGAEIFTGDRGLRTAYEILLKDASKNDVLRYFYPFDDYHPVATPFYSRLYLFQKEKRMAAQRGIGTVAFSRSAHYREIAGMVDMRFVPFPLPGTMDVFQDKLLMVLWEGKIGILVTSKEIADHFARYFDSVWQVAAASTGTRRRSRR
- a CDS encoding Rieske (2Fe-2S) protein, producing MTVSKISLKKDDVQEGKLVKVDVNGKSIVLTKIKDKFYAMDSVCSHEGGPLEEGILEEDYNLVCPWHQGIFDIRTAKASLDTDWVTNLHSYPVIIDEKTLEISIDTG
- a CDS encoding tyrosine--tRNA ligase, encoding MDVEERVALVMREPTEEVITEGELRALLETKSRPRHYIGLEISGILHLGSLILTGFKINDFIKAGIDCTVFLADWHTYINDKLGGDWDRIRKVSQYYADAFQFFCPGVNVVTGSDLYEKTPGYWENFVRFSKHMTLARTMRSLTIMGRKETDNMDLGQLLYPPMQSVDIKALDLDIVHSGMDQRKIHMLVREIFPKMGWKPPVCVHHHLLPGLTEPVKLGLDENATEDAKVSSKMSKSKPASGILIHDDEKAIREKIAKAFCPVGVAEGNPVLELVRYVAFHEFSEFTVERPAKYGGSTTYGGYKEVESDFVAKKIHPMDLKNAAATYVNRIIEPVYKHFKGREPALN
- a CDS encoding four-helix bundle copper-binding protein, whose product is MRCAEACEFCATSDLKESDVKMMASCAQINRECAAVCWTSASLMSMDSQFAKQFCDLCATVCDACAKECNRHTVDHCKMCAEQCRSCADECRRMTK